The Anabaena sp. WA102 genome contains a region encoding:
- a CDS encoding group II intron reverse transcriptase/maturase — MIRHRDNSSESWKTLPWKKFRRNLFRLQKRVYKAVQVGDKRKAKSLQKLILKSTAARLLAIRQVTQLNTGKKTAGIDGKTALTFEQRFQLSEKLRTECNGWKHQGLREIPIPKKDGKTRILKVPTIADRAYQCLVKYALEPAHEATFHARSYGFRTGRSAHDAQKYLFDNLRSFCNGKDKRVIELDIEKCFDRINHTAIMDRLIAPYSIRQGIFRCLKAGVNPEFPEQGTPQGGVVSPLLANIALNGIESIHRYHGVSNRRITDKTPRKDITEPTIRYADDMVIILRPQDDATDILDKISQFLAERGMKVSEKKTKLTAATDGFDFLGWHFKVQNNGKFRCVPSVDNYKAFRKKVKHIVNNSNYGATTKAEKLAPVVRGWRNYHRFCKMDGSRNSLFHIETRAFRVFNRETKQNRYTSKKLLDKAFPSVPYSENKHINVKGEKSPYDGDLTYWSERNSKLYDSHTSKALKRQNHKCGHCGLKMLSDEKVHLHHVDGNHENWKIKNLLAIHESCHDYIHMSKSES, encoded by the coding sequence ATGATTAGACACAGAGACAACTCTAGTGAATCCTGGAAGACGTTACCGTGGAAGAAATTCCGCCGTAACCTATTCCGCCTACAAAAACGCGTGTATAAAGCGGTTCAAGTTGGCGACAAGCGCAAAGCAAAGTCACTACAAAAGCTGATTCTGAAATCAACCGCAGCGAGATTACTGGCTATCCGTCAAGTAACACAGCTAAATACTGGAAAAAAGACAGCGGGAATAGACGGGAAAACCGCGCTCACATTCGAGCAAAGGTTTCAACTGAGTGAAAAGCTCAGAACCGAATGTAACGGCTGGAAACACCAGGGGTTGCGTGAAATACCCATCCCTAAAAAGGATGGAAAAACCCGGATTCTCAAAGTCCCCACTATTGCGGATAGGGCGTATCAATGCCTTGTCAAATACGCACTAGAACCAGCACACGAAGCAACCTTCCACGCTAGGAGCTACGGTTTCAGAACGGGACGCTCGGCACATGACGCGCAAAAATACTTGTTTGACAACCTACGCTCATTTTGCAATGGAAAAGATAAACGAGTTATAGAACTCGATATTGAAAAATGCTTCGACAGGATAAACCACACCGCCATAATGGATAGACTCATCGCTCCTTATAGCATAAGACAGGGAATTTTCCGATGTCTCAAAGCCGGAGTTAATCCAGAGTTTCCCGAACAGGGAACACCGCAGGGCGGGGTAGTGAGTCCACTATTAGCTAACATCGCCTTAAACGGGATTGAAAGTATTCATAGATATCATGGGGTATCTAACAGAAGAATCACCGACAAAACCCCCAGGAAAGATATTACCGAGCCAACAATTCGCTATGCGGATGACATGGTAATAATACTCCGACCCCAGGACGATGCCACAGATATACTTGACAAAATCAGTCAGTTCCTAGCAGAGCGGGGAATGAAAGTCAGCGAGAAAAAGACAAAGCTAACCGCCGCGACAGATGGGTTTGATTTCCTCGGCTGGCATTTCAAAGTCCAGAATAACGGAAAGTTTAGATGTGTCCCTTCAGTGGATAACTACAAAGCTTTTCGCAAGAAAGTAAAACACATCGTCAACAACTCGAATTATGGTGCTACCACAAAGGCTGAGAAATTAGCCCCAGTAGTTAGAGGTTGGAGGAATTATCACCGCTTTTGCAAGATGGACGGTTCACGTAACTCATTATTCCACATCGAAACAAGAGCATTTAGGGTATTCAACAGGGAAACGAAACAGAATCGCTACACTAGCAAGAAATTACTAGATAAGGCATTCCCATCAGTTCCCTACTCCGAAAACAAACACATCAATGTTAAAGGTGAAAAATCGCCTTATGACGGAGATTTAACTTATTGGAGCGAACGTAACAGTAAGCTCTATGACAGTCATACCTCTAAAGCCCTCAAACGGCAAAACCATAAAT
- a CDS encoding beta strand repeat-containing protein: MPSSSTITRKYTGGVSGISNNNTTLAFATGNYLITATGTTNGILNSGTIQFNSGNDKITATGGSYGILNSGTIQFGDGNDSVTATGSYGILNSGTIQFGNGNNKITATGSIYGILNSGTIQFGNGNNKITATGSSSYGILNSGTIQFGTGNDNITATGSLGLLNNGSIQFGTGNDSITAKGSSSYGIENYGTIQFSGGNDSITAISSSSYGILNSGTIQFDNGSSSSVDNITATGITYGIFNDNGGIQFSNGNGNIIATGGSYGIGNYGAASRFTSGGSIQFGNGNDNITATGGSYGIDNYGIIELGNGNNTITATGGSYSVSNSTTQSSSGSSSNTRGCDDDNSRSQGCSGSSTRGRDDDDDSRTGQGCDDDSSNNSSSNNVTTTFTITGNGAGIQNSGTIQSGSGNDIITAIGGLYGIQNSGSILLGDGNNTITATGGSYSVSTRTTQSSNSSSSGGCDDDHEDDDHDYSRNSQSSSGRYSSSSGRNNDDSRSGQGCNDSSSRDCDDDNRNSQSSNSSSNKVTTTTVTTTGDGVGIGIQNANTGTIQFGIGDDSITAKGGLYGIQNSGTIDLSDGKNTITATGGTYSVSTSTTQSSNSSSNSSSGGRDDDYEDDDHDYSRNSQSSSGRYSSSNGRDDDSRSGQGCNDSSDEGSSNNVTTTTVTTGNGVGIGIQNANTGTIQFGIGSDNITATGGLYGIENKGNINLGSGDDSITATGGTQGIYNDGTINLGDGNDSITAINGFSGSGYVLLGAGNDVVSGFGTGYFVGGDGVDTLKLSSGSYTLGSTTVNNENFVTVTQGATTMNVFGFTNLIVGNQSYSFSSLSSTQVITA; the protein is encoded by the coding sequence ATGCCTTCTTCCTCAACTATCACTAGGAAATATACAGGTGGTGTCAGCGGCATCTCCAACAACAACACCACACTTGCATTTGCAACCGGGAATTATCTAATCACTGCTACAGGCACTACTAACGGCATCTTGAACAGCGGCACTATTCAATTTAACAGTGGTAACGATAAAATCACCGCGACAGGTGGTAGTTACGGCATCTTGAACAGTGGCACTATTCAATTCGGCGATGGTAACGATAGTGTCACTGCTACAGGTAGTTACGGCATCTTGAACAGTGGCACTATTCAATTCGGCAATGGTAACAATAAAATCACTGCTACAGGTAGTATTTACGGCATCTTGAACAGTGGCACTATTCAATTCGGCAATGGTAACAATAAAATCACCGCTACAGGCAGTAGTTCCTACGGCATCTTGAACAGTGGCACTATTCAATTCGGCACTGGTAACGATAACATCACTGCTACGGGTAGTCTTGGTCTATTAAACAACGGCAGCATTCAATTTGGTACTGGTAACGATAGTATAACGGCTAAGGGTAGTAGTTCCTACGGCATTGAGAACTATGGCACTATTCAATTCAGTGGTGGTAACGATAGTATAACTGCTATAAGTAGTAGTTCCTACGGCATCTTGAACAGTGGCACTATTCAATTTGACAATGGTAGCTCTAGTAGTGTTGATAACATCACTGCTACAGGCATTACTTATGGCATCTTCAACGACAACGGCGGTATTCAATTCAGTAATGGTAACGGTAACATCATCGCTACAGGTGGTAGTTACGGCATCGGGAACTATGGCGCTGCTAGTCGTTTCACCAGCGGCGGCAGTATTCAATTCGGCAATGGTAACGATAACATCACTGCGACAGGTGGTAGTTACGGCATTGACAACTATGGCATTATTGAACTAGGCAATGGTAACAATACCATCACCGCTACAGGTGGTAGTTACAGCGTCTCGAACAGTACTACTCAATCTTCAAGTGGTAGCTCTAGTAATACTAGAGGTTGTGACGACGACAATAGCCGAAGTCAAGGTTGTAGTGGTAGCTCTACCAGAGGTCGTGACGACGACGACGACAGCCGTACTGGTCAAGGTTGCGATGATGATAGCTCTAATAACAGTAGCTCTAATAACGTTACTACTACATTTACTATTACAGGCAATGGTGCTGGCATCCAAAACAGCGGCACTATTCAATCCGGTAGTGGTAACGATATCATTACTGCTATCGGTGGTCTTTACGGCATCCAGAACAGCGGTAGTATTCTACTAGGCGATGGTAACAATACCATCACTGCGACAGGTGGTAGCTACAGCGTCTCGACCCGCACTACTCAATCTTCAAATAGTAGCTCTAGCGGAGGTTGTGACGACGACCACGAAGACGACGACCACGATTACAGCCGGAATAGTCAATCTTCAAGTGGTAGATATAGCTCTTCCAGCGGTCGTAACAACGACGATAGCCGCAGTGGTCAAGGTTGCAATGATAGCTCTTCCAGAGATTGTGACGACGACAACCGGAACAGTCAATCTTCAAATAGTAGCTCTAATAAAGTTACTACTACTACCGTTACTACTACAGGCGATGGTGTTGGCATTGGCATCCAGAACGCGAACACTGGCACTATTCAATTTGGCATTGGTGACGATAGTATAACGGCTAAAGGTGGTCTTTACGGCATCCAGAACAGCGGCACTATTGACCTTAGCGATGGTAAGAATACTATCACTGCTACAGGTGGTACTTACAGCGTCTCGACCAGCACTACTCAATCTTCAAATAGTAGCTCTAATAGCTCTAGCGGAGGTCGTGACGACGATTACGAAGACGACGACCACGATTACAGCCGGAATAGTCAATCTTCAAGTGGTAGATATAGCTCTAGCAACGGTCGCGACGACGACAGCCGCAGTGGTCAAGGTTGTAATGATAGCTCTGATGAAGGTAGCTCCAATAACGTTACTACTACTACCGTTACTACTGGCAATGGTGTTGGTATTGGCATCCAGAACGCGAACACTGGCACTATTCAATTCGGCATTGGTAGCGATAACATCACTGCTACAGGTGGTCTTTACGGCATCGAGAACAAGGGTAATATTAACCTCGGCAGTGGTGACGATAGTATCACTGCTACAGGTGGTACTCAAGGCATCTATAACGATGGTACTATTAACCTCGGCGATGGTAACGATAGTATTACTGCTATAAATGGATTCTCCGGTAGTGGTTATGTTCTTTTAGGAGCCGGTAACGACGTTGTATCGGGTTTTGGTACGGGATACTTTGTTGGTGGGGACGGTGTGGACACCTTGAAATTATCTAGTGGTAGCTATACTCTTGGTTCTACAACTGTTAATAATGAGAATTTTGTGACAGTTACGCAAGGTGCTACAACTATGAATGTATTTGGTTTTACTAACTTAATCGTTGGCAACCAATCCTATTCTTTTAGTAGTCTATCTAGCACTCAAGTAATAACTGCGTAG
- a CDS encoding type IV pilus modification PilV family protein gives MMKLFKRLSWEKNPQKSQQGFTLLEVLVAIVVITAFVNVALMGLVTAALFKSKAKAYSSGITWIQADLEAVRDKAANLSILSANAAAQQKEVVLESAVGLANNDQVKIGTDTTTYTIQSISGNLLTLTANLGTDQSANAGVTAVSKCTATSANAGFAYYLQQDLQQGLPSSPFTKYIGGKAYTVTRSSEVKSSPFTATPRYEVLALSYTVTPQSNSNVKVASIYAEVIPSAFYQC, from the coding sequence ATGATGAAACTTTTTAAACGATTATCCTGGGAAAAAAACCCTCAAAAGTCACAGCAGGGATTCACACTTTTAGAAGTGCTGGTTGCCATTGTAGTAATTACTGCTTTCGTGAATGTAGCACTGATGGGATTAGTGACTGCTGCGCTCTTTAAAAGTAAGGCAAAAGCATACTCTAGTGGTATTACTTGGATTCAAGCGGATCTAGAAGCAGTCAGAGATAAGGCAGCGAATTTATCCATCTTATCAGCTAATGCTGCTGCTCAACAAAAAGAAGTTGTGTTGGAATCCGCTGTTGGATTAGCAAATAACGATCAGGTCAAAATCGGAACAGATACAACGACCTATACGATTCAAAGTATTAGTGGAAATTTACTTACCCTCACAGCTAATCTTGGTACCGATCAGTCCGCCAATGCAGGTGTCACTGCGGTCAGCAAATGTACAGCCACATCCGCTAATGCTGGCTTTGCTTATTACCTACAACAGGATTTACAACAGGGTTTGCCTTCATCTCCATTTACAAAATATATCGGTGGAAAAGCATACACCGTTACTCGGAGTTCTGAGGTTAAAAGTTCTCCGTTTACAGCTACTCCTCGTTACGAAGTTCTGGCACTGTCCTACACTGTGACTCCTCAAAGCAACAGTAACGTCAAAGTGGCATCAATATATGCCGAGGTTATTCCTAGTGCGTTTTATCAATGTTAA
- a CDS encoding DUF7305 domain-containing protein — translation MMNKKLMNQRLKITLVHLSGEEGFVMPIAVGFGLVMLIIALTMIMRSQGDAVSASSQKTVSRALAAAETGITRYQGIISQNKNIAVYPNTSWQTVLSSSSSSSSSSSSSGCGSVSNSNTTNINTSQVQIATGTGWQNIDASDVGKGQYQLVSYQYTPSGVATNPPTAPGVGTLTVLGRVKQNDANPATTKLVVSIPVSSTTTPNTVTNTGTAPAGLWANSFSFSGGNAIANANVQDASCGGTGTTAFPQTKDASGNYTRIGTVDDGDPNTANPKGTLIQSNQAFPDLPNGNQYTPPTSNVNNISTGINRNNGTLTLPGTGDINSNGVAFSATVPQNSTYIYRIGASGSNSINLSGNASITFGSSRGACNETIIIYADADLNLSGNGLVAPTVCAGGLTTKVIFYTGLNASLTLTGNGATYNPKYFKFYMYGTGTEEVNLTGNGSSSAFIFAPFIATRLTGNGNVSGSLWTKSFTATGNGNINQSAVSWTDLSEISQPASGSIQTINLGNVNSWQRQSVN, via the coding sequence ATGATGAATAAAAAACTGATGAACCAAAGACTCAAGATTACTCTTGTCCATCTATCGGGCGAAGAGGGTTTTGTTATGCCCATTGCTGTGGGATTTGGGTTAGTCATGCTCATAATTGCTCTGACGATGATTATGAGATCTCAGGGTGATGCGGTAAGTGCATCATCTCAAAAAACGGTATCTAGAGCGTTGGCAGCAGCAGAGACAGGTATTACTCGTTACCAGGGTATAATTAGCCAAAATAAGAATATTGCTGTTTACCCTAATACGAGTTGGCAGACCGTTTTATCATCTAGTAGCAGTAGCAGTAGCAGTAGCAGTAGTAGTGGCTGTGGTAGTGTTAGCAATAGCAACACTACGAACATAAATACCTCTCAAGTACAAATAGCTACTGGGACTGGATGGCAAAATATAGACGCAAGTGATGTAGGTAAAGGACAATACCAGCTTGTTAGCTACCAATATACACCTAGTGGTGTAGCAACCAATCCTCCTACTGCACCAGGAGTTGGCACACTGACGGTTCTAGGTCGAGTTAAGCAAAATGACGCTAATCCAGCCACCACCAAGCTTGTAGTCAGTATTCCTGTATCATCCACTACAACTCCAAATACGGTTACGAATACAGGTACAGCACCGGCTGGATTATGGGCAAATAGTTTTAGTTTTAGTGGTGGTAATGCCATAGCAAATGCAAATGTTCAGGATGCTAGTTGTGGTGGTACAGGTACTACTGCTTTTCCTCAGACCAAGGATGCCAGTGGAAACTATACTAGGATAGGAACTGTGGATGATGGTGATCCTAATACTGCTAATCCAAAGGGTACACTCATCCAGTCCAATCAGGCATTTCCGGATCTACCTAATGGTAACCAATATACGCCTCCGACATCGAATGTTAACAATATTTCCACTGGAATTAATCGTAATAATGGCACTCTAACACTTCCTGGTACGGGTGATATCAATAGCAATGGAGTAGCATTTAGTGCCACAGTACCGCAAAATTCAACATACATATATCGTATAGGCGCAAGCGGTAGCAATTCCATTAACTTAAGTGGAAATGCCAGTATAACTTTTGGATCTTCACGTGGTGCTTGTAACGAAACAATAATAATTTATGCCGATGCTGATCTTAATCTGAGTGGTAACGGTCTTGTTGCTCCAACTGTATGTGCAGGGGGACTAACAACAAAAGTTATTTTTTATACGGGACTAAATGCGAGTTTAACATTGACGGGTAACGGTGCAACTTACAACCCAAAGTATTTTAAATTTTATATGTATGGCACTGGGACCGAAGAAGTAAATCTCACGGGTAATGGTTCATCCTCCGCTTTCATATTTGCACCTTTTATAGCCACAAGATTAACGGGAAATGGTAACGTTTCTGGTTCTTTGTGGACAAAAAGTTTTACTGCTACTGGGAATGGAAATATTAATCAGTCTGCGGTTTCATGGACTGATTTATCAGAAATTTCCCAGCCTGCCTCTGGTAGTATTCAAACGATAAATCTTGGCAATGTTAATTCATGGCAGCGTCAGAGTGTAAATTAA
- a CDS encoding type II secretion system protein, giving the protein MNHDNTHYSEDGFTLLELIVVMLFVGILAAISAPSFSALNRRNKVTQDLTSAKNALLEAQRSAIRRGQNCALLFSYDTLPDPKPAPKISTTSGNCLSTGTGKLYNVSMQVSTNNTSLVNITGSNTANLTFDYLGQITATNPITIVLQHESNTGDKKCMVVSQPLGLIATGKYTGSGATYSSNCTP; this is encoded by the coding sequence ATGAATCATGACAACACCCATTACAGTGAAGATGGATTTACTTTACTAGAATTAATCGTGGTTATGCTTTTTGTCGGCATCCTAGCTGCTATTTCTGCTCCTAGTTTTTCAGCTTTAAATCGCAGGAATAAAGTTACTCAGGATCTCACTAGCGCTAAGAATGCTTTACTAGAAGCACAAAGAAGCGCTATTCGTCGAGGTCAAAACTGTGCGCTTTTGTTTTCTTATGATACATTACCTGATCCAAAGCCAGCACCAAAAATTAGTACCACTAGTGGTAACTGTCTATCTACAGGTACGGGCAAACTATATAACGTTTCTATGCAAGTATCTACAAATAATACTAGTTTAGTTAACATTACTGGTTCTAACACGGCTAATTTAACTTTTGATTATCTTGGTCAAATAACTGCCACAAACCCTATCACAATCGTACTCCAGCATGAAAGTAATACTGGAGATAAAAAGTGTATGGTTGTCTCGCAACCATTAGGATTAATTGCAACTGGCAAATATACGGGTAGTGGTGCTACTTATTCATCCAATTGTACACCTTAA
- a CDS encoding prepilin-type N-terminal cleavage/methylation domain-containing protein, whose amino-acid sequence MLNNTFNIKKNIQFYLQNYKTIQFSLNGNEGFTLIELLVAIAIMSGVLIIAGIGIVAMLKQNSKALSESDRRANLNRALDYISNEVRMANSISVPATYTSPPEPSGAIGKLRLTIPSDTAFPNHEYYIVPTSANCSPPTYTSTTIWACDYIIYRRLIPSSGSSPSDSMLVDGVNSFTASVSSNRQVVLTLIGTLPPILTSSGKVPQQTDPVTTTAVTRAK is encoded by the coding sequence ATGTTAAACAATACTTTTAATATCAAAAAAAATATCCAATTTTATCTTCAAAATTATAAAACTATTCAATTTTCTCTCAATGGCAATGAGGGATTTACTTTGATAGAGTTGTTAGTAGCAATAGCTATCATGTCTGGTGTTTTGATTATAGCTGGTATTGGTATTGTGGCTATGTTGAAACAAAATAGTAAAGCATTATCGGAAAGTGACAGACGTGCTAATTTGAATCGGGCTTTGGATTATATTAGCAATGAGGTGAGAATGGCAAATAGTATTTCAGTGCCGGCAACTTACACATCACCTCCAGAACCTTCAGGTGCTATAGGCAAGCTACGTTTAACTATTCCTAGTGATACTGCATTTCCTAACCACGAATACTATATAGTTCCTACTTCTGCTAATTGTTCTCCTCCTACTTATACAAGTACCACTATTTGGGCGTGTGATTATATAATTTATAGACGGCTAATTCCATCTAGTGGTAGTAGTCCATCTGATTCTATGTTAGTAGATGGAGTTAACAGTTTTACTGCTTCTGTTTCTTCTAATCGTCAGGTTGTTTTGACTTTAATTGGAACTTTACCTCCAATTTTAACTTCATCTGGAAAAGTACCTCAACAGACTGACCCAGTAACCACTACTGCTGTTACTAGAGCTAAATAA
- a CDS encoding DUF4351 domain-containing protein, producing MSEVTANYDESWKEALNEYFESFLSFFFPLAYQAIDWTQKPESLDKELQAITASAKTERRIADKLYKVWLLDKQQIWILIHIEIQSQYDVNFEERMYTYNYRAFDLYHKFVVGLAILGDTSPTWRPNSYDQAMLDCELRLKFPIAKLLDYESRWHELESNPNPFAMIVMAHLKTKATTGNFSEREEWKWTLIRGLYERGLTKEQTVKLFKIIDKMMTLPKTLQAGLVAKIKHFEEETKMPFISPTEELAMERGEQKGIQQGIQREQQLIIRQLNRRIGEIESSLIDTIRTLTIDQLELLGEALLDFSSITDLEQWLQNL from the coding sequence ATGAGTGAAGTAACAGCAAATTATGACGAATCATGGAAAGAAGCATTAAACGAATATTTTGAAAGCTTCTTATCCTTTTTCTTTCCTTTAGCTTATCAAGCAATTGATTGGACACAAAAACCTGAATCTCTGGATAAAGAACTGCAAGCAATTACGGCTTCAGCAAAAACCGAAAGACGAATTGCAGATAAACTTTATAAGGTTTGGTTGTTGGATAAACAACAAATATGGATTTTAATTCATATTGAAATTCAGAGTCAATATGATGTTAACTTTGAAGAAAGAATGTACACTTATAATTACCGAGCCTTTGACCTTTATCATAAATTTGTGGTTGGTTTGGCAATTTTAGGCGATACAAGCCCTACATGGCGACCTAACAGTTATGATCAAGCCATGTTAGATTGCGAATTGAGGCTCAAATTTCCCATTGCTAAACTTCTGGACTATGAATCGCGTTGGCATGAATTAGAATCTAATCCTAATCCTTTTGCTATGATAGTAATGGCGCATTTAAAAACTAAAGCCACTACTGGTAATTTTTCAGAACGGGAAGAATGGAAATGGACATTAATTCGCGGACTTTATGAACGCGGTTTAACAAAAGAACAAACTGTTAAGCTCTTTAAAATCATTGATAAAATGATGACCCTACCTAAAACGTTACAAGCAGGATTAGTCGCTAAAATCAAACATTTTGAGGAGGAAACTAAAATGCCTTTTATTAGTCCAACCGAAGAACTGGCAATGGAACGGGGTGAGCAAAAAGGAATACAACAGGGTATACAACGAGAACAACAGCTAATTATCAGGCAACTAAATCGGCGAATTGGTGAAATTGAATCATCATTAATTGACACGATTCGGACTTTAACAATTGACCAATTAGAATTGCTGGGTGAAGCACTTTTGGATTTTTCTTCCATTACCGATTTAGAACAATGGTTACAAAATTTGTAG
- the pcrA gene encoding DNA helicase PcrA — MTTNIDFLAHLNPSQRQAVEHYCGPLLVVAGAGSGKTRALTYRIANLIIKHRVNPENILAVTFTNKAAREMKERIQRIFTEQLAISQHGKKFDLLTEYEQSLLKTQVYRTTIKDMWCGTFHSLFSRILRWDIEKYQDEKGRKWNKNFSIFDESDVQSVIKEIVTKDLNLDSKKFEPKSIRYAISNAKNQGLSPQQFESEQPDYRGRVITDVYNRYQDKLAQNNALDFDDLILIPTRLFQQNEQVLAYWHQKFSHILVDEYQDTNRTQYDLIQLLVTNGETRKSEWKWQNRSVFVVGDADQSIYSFRMADFTILLEFQENFGDGLADDDTRSMVKLEENYRSCENILQAANELIENNTQRIDKILKATREPGEGIYCHKADEEMAEAAFVINQIRNLEHQHPELNWGNFAILYRTNAQSRPFEELLVKYQIPYTVVGGMKFYDRKEIKDAVAYLRAINNPADTVSLLRVINTPRRGIGKSTVDALVNASQQLGTTLWEILSDETSVNTLAGRSAKAVNNFAAMIQNRQEQIKVVPGSEILQGVLEDSGYIKELQDQATDEADNRISNVNELYNAMLQFQEENAGEDISLQAFLQSAALSSDLDNLKEGQTAVSLMTLHASKGLEFPVVFLVGLEQGLFPGYRSLQDPSLLEEERRLCYVGITRAQERLFLSHARERRLYGSREPAMRSQFLDEIPAELLTTQNKVTRSSTKTTSATTSKQTTPGIWQVGDRVLHKSFGLGEITHVFGEGNKVSVAIKFLSLGQKIVDPRVAQLQKV, encoded by the coding sequence ATGACCACAAATATTGATTTTCTTGCTCACCTTAATCCTAGTCAACGTCAAGCAGTCGAACACTACTGCGGACCATTGTTAGTGGTGGCTGGCGCTGGTTCAGGGAAAACCCGGGCGCTGACTTACCGCATTGCTAATTTGATTATTAAACATCGTGTTAATCCTGAAAATATCCTCGCGGTGACATTTACCAATAAAGCTGCTAGGGAAATGAAGGAAAGAATTCAAAGGATATTTACTGAACAATTAGCAATATCACAACATGGTAAAAAGTTTGATTTACTGACAGAATATGAACAAAGCTTACTAAAAACACAGGTTTACCGCACTACTATTAAAGATATGTGGTGTGGAACTTTTCACAGTTTATTCTCGCGGATTCTGCGCTGGGATATCGAAAAATATCAAGATGAAAAAGGTAGAAAATGGAATAAAAACTTTTCTATCTTTGATGAATCGGATGTCCAAAGTGTGATTAAAGAAATTGTCACCAAAGATTTGAATTTAGATAGTAAAAAATTTGAACCTAAATCTATTCGCTACGCTATTAGTAACGCCAAAAATCAAGGACTTTCTCCCCAACAATTTGAAAGTGAACAACCAGACTATCGGGGTAGAGTTATTACTGATGTTTATAATCGCTATCAAGATAAACTTGCCCAAAATAACGCTTTAGATTTTGATGATTTAATTTTAATTCCTACCCGATTATTTCAACAAAATGAGCAAGTTTTAGCTTATTGGCATCAAAAATTCTCTCATATTCTAGTTGATGAATATCAAGATACCAACCGGACTCAATATGATCTAATTCAGCTTTTGGTGACAAATGGAGAAACCCGTAAAAGTGAATGGAAATGGCAAAATCGCTCTGTGTTTGTGGTTGGTGATGCTGACCAGTCAATTTATAGTTTTAGAATGGCAGATTTTACCATTTTGCTAGAATTTCAGGAAAATTTTGGGGATGGTTTAGCAGATGATGATACTCGTTCTATGGTGAAATTAGAAGAAAATTATCGTTCATGTGAAAATATTCTCCAAGCGGCTAATGAATTAATTGAAAATAATACTCAACGGATTGATAAAATCCTCAAAGCCACAAGAGAACCAGGAGAAGGAATTTATTGTCATAAAGCTGATGAAGAAATGGCAGAAGCAGCTTTTGTGATTAACCAAATTAGAAATTTAGAACATCAACACCCGGAATTAAATTGGGGTAACTTTGCAATTTTATATCGAACAAATGCCCAATCTCGACCTTTTGAAGAATTATTAGTAAAATATCAAATTCCTTATACGGTTGTGGGAGGCATGAAATTTTACGATCGCAAAGAAATTAAAGATGCTGTGGCATATTTAAGGGCGATTAATAACCCAGCGGATACTGTCAGTTTATTACGAGTTATCAACACACCTCGGCGGGGAATTGGTAAATCTACTGTTGATGCTTTGGTGAATGCTTCCCAGCAATTAGGAACAACTTTATGGGAAATATTAAGTGATGAAACATCTGTAAATACTTTAGCAGGACGTTCGGCGAAAGCTGTGAATAATTTCGCCGCCATGATTCAAAATCGTCAAGAACAAATCAAAGTTGTTCCCGGTTCGGAAATTTTACAAGGGGTTTTAGAGGATTCTGGCTATATTAAGGAATTGCAAGATCAGGCTACAGATGAAGCTGATAATAGAATTAGTAACGTCAATGAATTATATAATGCTATGCTGCAATTTCAAGAAGAAAATGCTGGAGAAGATATTTCTTTACAGGCATTTTTGCAAAGTGCGGCTTTGAGTTCTGATTTAGATAATTTAAAAGAGGGACAAACAGCGGTTTCTTTAATGACTTTACACGCTTCTAAGGGGTTGGAGTTTCCTGTTGTCTTTTTGGTGGGATTAGAACAGGGACTTTTTCCGGGTTATCGTTCTTTACAAGATCCTTCATTGTTAGAAGAGGAACGGCGTTTGTGTTATGTGGGAATTACCCGCGCTCAAGAACGGTTGTTTCTATCTCATGCCAGAGAAAGACGTTTATATGGGTCTAGAGAACCGGCAATGCGATCGCAATTTCTCGATGAAATCCCCGCAGAACTATTAACCACCCAAAATAAAGTTACCCGGAGTTCGACTAAAACCACTTCTGCAACCACTAGTAAACAAACCACCCCCGGAATTTGGCAAGTAGGTGACAGAGTATTACATAAGTCCTTCGGACTTGGGGAAATTACCCACGTTTTCGGAGAAGGAAATAAAGTTTCTGTAGCGATTAAATTCCTGAGTTTAGGACAGAAAATCGTAGACCCCAGAGTAGCACAATTACAAAAAGTCTAA